The window AATGCAAAGATGCGAAATTACAGGAGTTGGAATCATCAGCGGTAACCAAATTTCTCACTCTCACAGACTTACTAGAAGAGTATGGAAACCAAACCTACAAGTTACTACTATCATGGTAAACGGAACTCCAGTTAAAGTTAAAGTTTGTTCAAGAACTTTAAAAACTTTAAGAGGAGCTAGCGAAGCTGAAGTAATGAACATATTAAAAGCTAATGCTTCTACTCTAAGTGCTAGACTTGCTAAACACTTAAGCAAATAGTCAAGTTCTAATAAAAAAAGACAGCTCATTAAAAGC is drawn from Fusobacterium varium and contains these coding sequences:
- a CDS encoding 50S ribosomal protein L28; translation: MQRCEITGVGIISGNQISHSHRLTRRVWKPNLQVTTIMVNGTPVKVKVCSRTLKTLRGASEAEVMNILKANASTLSARLAKHLSK